From a single Leopardus geoffroyi isolate Oge1 chromosome E1, O.geoffroyi_Oge1_pat1.0, whole genome shotgun sequence genomic region:
- the CHMP6 gene encoding charged multivesicular body protein 6: protein MGNLFGRKKQSRVTEQDKAVLQLKQQRDKLKQCRKRITQQLEREREIARQLLRDGRKERAKLLLKKKRYQEQLLDKTENQITSLETMVQNIEFAQIEMKVVEGLQIGNQCLKKMHQVMSLEEVERILEETQEAVEYQRQIDELLSGSFTQEDEATILEELNAITQEQLDLPEVPSEPVPEKRPEKAPTKARPQQVDMVAAS, encoded by the exons ATGGGCAACCTGTTCGGCCGCAAGAAGCAGAGCCGGGTCACAGAGCAAGACAAGGCCGTCCTG CAACTGAAGCAGCAGCGGGACAAGCTGAAGCAGTGCCGGAAGAGGATCACCCAGCAGCTGGAGAGGGAGCGGGAGATCGCCAGGCAGCTCCTGCGGGACGGGAGGAAGGA ACGTGCCAAGCTGCTGCTGAAGAAGAAGCGATACCAGGAGCAGCTTCTGGACAAGACGGAAAACCAAATCACCAGCCTGGAAACCATG GTCCAGAATATTGAGTTCGCGCAGATTGAGATGAAGGTGGTCGAAGGGCTGCAGATTGGAAATCAGTGTCTGAAGAAGATGCACCAG GTGATGTCCTTAGAAGAAGTGGAGCGGATACTGGAGGAGACCCAGGAGGCCGTGGAGTACCAGCGG CAAATAGATGAGCTGCTGTCAGGAAGCTTCACTCAGGAGGATGAAGCCACCATCCTGGAGGAGCTGAACGCAATCACCCAG GAGCAGCTGGACCTCCCCGAGGTTCCTTCAGAGCCTGTCCCCGAGAAGAGACCAG AAAAAGCCCCCACCAAGGCCAGGCCCCAGCAGGTGGACATGGTTGCAGCCTCATAA